Proteins from one Mucilaginibacter jinjuensis genomic window:
- a CDS encoding HAD family hydrolase has product MKNFAAIFDMDGTLIDNNVYHFKAYQQLFASHGLPQLSQQTFNEYLSGVPGLMGLHKILDGQFNDDELKAMFEEKNENYKTVYAPYVKPITGLERFLASLKQAGVSMAVATSASHGNVDFVFGHLNIRQYFDAIVDNTGLTRGKPDPEIFLKAAKALNMQPADCVVFEDSISGVKAANSAGMKVVAITTTHKGGELKPVNILIDDYTNIDLNKLAALFD; this is encoded by the coding sequence ATGAAAAATTTTGCTGCCATATTTGATATGGACGGAACTTTAATTGACAACAACGTTTACCATTTCAAAGCTTACCAGCAATTATTTGCAAGCCACGGTTTGCCCCAGCTTTCGCAACAAACATTTAATGAGTATCTGAGCGGCGTACCCGGCTTAATGGGCTTGCACAAAATACTCGACGGCCAGTTTAACGATGATGAACTGAAAGCCATGTTTGAGGAAAAAAATGAGAACTATAAAACAGTTTACGCGCCGTATGTAAAACCCATTACAGGTTTGGAGCGATTTTTGGCATCATTAAAACAGGCAGGCGTAAGCATGGCCGTGGCCACATCGGCATCGCATGGCAATGTTGATTTTGTGTTCGGGCATTTAAACATCAGGCAATATTTTGATGCCATTGTTGATAATACAGGTCTTACACGTGGTAAACCTGATCCTGAAATATTTTTGAAGGCGGCCAAAGCATTAAACATGCAGCCTGCCGATTGTGTGGTTTTTGAAGATTCGATCTCGGGCGTTAAGGCAGCCAACAGCGCCGGGATGAAAGTGGTGGCCATTACAACCACCCACAAAGGCGGCGAGTTGAAACCCGTTAATATTTTAATTGACGATTATACCAATATCGACCTTAATAAACTGGCTGCATTATTTGATTGA
- a CDS encoding ABC1 kinase family protein, whose protein sequence is MSEQSKEQNSMPTSKVERSARFVKTGFQVGGNYIKHYSKKLFNPDLDKSQLNEDNATDIYASLSELKGSALKVAQMLSMDKNLLPTAYVDKFSQSQYNAPPLSGPLIVQTFKKYFGKSPEQIYDKFNLRSTNAASIGQVHEAELDGRKLAVKIQYPGVGDSISSDLKLVKPFAFRLLGMSEKELDVYMREVEERLLEETDYELEVRRSIEFSTACANLQNIVFPEYFPSLSSKRIITMSWIEGQHLKEFLATNPSQELRNKIGQALWNFYNFQQHELRAVHADPHPGNFMITADDKLGVIDFGCIKEMPEDFYYPFFSLTSTNMLDDKEETIKAFRELEMIHPKDSPQQIEFYYTQYKQMIGLFAKPYMSSTFDFGETAFFDDLYAFGEQISKMPEFKQARGVKHFIYVNRTNFGLYNILHELKAEVKTDTFKPHLMAV, encoded by the coding sequence ATGAGTGAGCAAAGTAAAGAACAAAACAGTATGCCAACCTCCAAAGTGGAGCGATCTGCCCGGTTTGTAAAAACCGGTTTCCAGGTTGGCGGTAATTATATTAAGCATTATTCTAAAAAGCTTTTTAATCCTGATCTGGATAAAAGCCAGTTAAACGAGGATAATGCAACTGACATCTATGCCTCATTAAGCGAACTGAAAGGCAGCGCCCTGAAAGTAGCGCAAATGCTGAGCATGGATAAAAACCTGCTGCCTACGGCTTATGTCGATAAGTTTTCGCAGTCGCAATACAATGCGCCTCCTCTATCCGGGCCGCTGATTGTGCAGACTTTTAAGAAATATTTCGGCAAATCGCCCGAACAGATCTATGATAAATTTAATCTACGATCTACCAATGCCGCATCAATCGGTCAAGTTCATGAGGCCGAATTGGATGGACGTAAACTGGCAGTAAAAATTCAATACCCCGGTGTAGGTGATTCAATTTCGAGCGATTTAAAGTTGGTAAAGCCATTTGCTTTCCGCCTGCTGGGCATGAGTGAAAAAGAACTGGATGTTTACATGCGCGAGGTTGAAGAACGCCTGCTCGAAGAAACTGATTACGAACTGGAAGTGCGCAGATCTATCGAGTTTTCTACCGCCTGCGCCAATTTGCAAAACATTGTTTTCCCTGAATATTTTCCGTCGCTTTCCAGCAAACGTATCATTACTATGAGTTGGATTGAAGGGCAGCATCTGAAAGAGTTTTTAGCCACTAACCCATCACAGGAATTAAGGAATAAAATAGGCCAGGCACTTTGGAATTTCTATAATTTTCAACAGCACGAGCTCCGTGCCGTACATGCCGACCCGCATCCGGGTAATTTTATGATTACCGCTGATGACAAGTTGGGTGTAATAGACTTTGGCTGCATTAAAGAAATGCCCGAAGATTTTTACTACCCTTTCTTTTCCCTCACCTCAACCAATATGCTGGATGATAAAGAAGAAACCATCAAAGCTTTCCGTGAGCTGGAAATGATCCATCCTAAAGATTCGCCACAGCAAATTGAGTTTTACTATACGCAGTATAAGCAAATGATTGGCCTCTTCGCCAAGCCCTACATGAGCAGTACCTTCGATTTTGGCGAAACTGCCTTTTTTGATGACCTATATGCTTTCGGCGAGCAAATTTCCAAAATGCCCGAATTTAAGCAAGCCCGCGGTGTTAAGCATTTTATTTATGTAAACCGCACCAATTTCGGGCTGTACAATATTTTGCATGAGTTAAAGGCAGAGGTTAAGACGGATACGTTTAAGCCGCATTTAATGGCGGTGTAA
- a CDS encoding NAD(P)H-binding protein: MKVLLTGANGYIGTKLIPALLDKGHEVVCLVRDKNLFTKQSVYADRVTIITGDLLRSHSMEPLPTDIDVAYYLVNAMVQTSGFAGLEAIVAQNFVDAIDKTYCKQIISLSDIDDHLSTVGLSRQHVEDILVKADAAITILKTTMMVGSGSIATELLDGLTRKMPVIIAKNWAKAQEQPIAVCDVIKYLVGCLLNEASYNSEFHISGPDVITFKQMLMIYGEICRNTVTKIVTVPQVSAALSSYWLNFLTPISYSHAKTLVENLKYDLISRDDAILDIVPMQRLTFKEALQQA; encoded by the coding sequence ATGAAGGTGCTGCTTACCGGAGCAAATGGTTATATAGGTACAAAATTGATACCTGCCTTATTAGATAAAGGCCACGAAGTGGTATGCCTTGTTCGCGACAAAAATTTATTTACTAAACAAAGTGTTTATGCCGACCGGGTGACCATCATCACCGGCGATTTGCTGCGCAGCCATAGTATGGAGCCCCTGCCTACAGATATTGACGTGGCTTATTACCTGGTTAACGCCATGGTACAAACATCGGGCTTTGCCGGTTTGGAGGCCATTGTTGCCCAAAATTTTGTGGATGCTATTGACAAAACTTACTGCAAACAAATTATTTCACTGAGCGATATCGACGATCATTTAAGCACCGTTGGCCTTTCGCGCCAGCATGTGGAAGATATTTTGGTTAAGGCCGATGCTGCCATTACGATATTAAAGACTACCATGATGGTAGGCTCGGGCAGTATAGCTACCGAGCTACTGGATGGGCTTACCCGTAAAATGCCGGTAATTATAGCCAAAAATTGGGCCAAGGCGCAGGAGCAACCCATAGCCGTTTGCGATGTGATTAAATACCTGGTGGGTTGCTTACTTAACGAAGCCTCGTACAACAGCGAGTTCCACATTAGTGGACCTGATGTTATTACGTTTAAACAAATGCTGATGATTTATGGCGAAATATGCCGTAACACGGTTACCAAGATAGTTACGGTGCCTCAGGTGTCGGCAGCACTGTCATCGTATTGGCTTAATTTCTTAACGCCTATCAGTTATTCGCATGCCAAAACGCTGGTTGAGAATTTAAAATACGACTTAATTTCGCGCGATGACGCCATCCTGGATATTGTGCCCATGCAAAGGCTTACCTTTAAGGAGGCCTTACAACAGGCATGA
- a CDS encoding TIGR01777 family oxidoreductase, with product MQKQHILITGGSGLIGKCLTEELLKQGYTVSHLSRGEGKDSRVKTYQWNVDRGQIDENCLSGVDTIVHLAGAGIADKRWTKKRKKILIDSRTQSIALLYDLIKRKPNLVKNIISASATGYYSNRGDELLTEDSTPAKDFLGYCCTVWEQAVDAGKELNLRIVKLRTGVVLSRRGGALPPLALPVKFGVGTALGSGKQWIPWIHIQDAVDMYLHVLENNAIQGVFNMVAPNPVTNKQLTKAVAKQLRRPYWLPNVPAFILRALLGEMSKVVLASTKVSADKIESTGFTFKYPLLADTLKQLYGK from the coding sequence ATGCAGAAACAACACATTTTAATTACAGGTGGTAGCGGCCTTATTGGTAAATGTTTAACTGAAGAATTGCTTAAACAAGGCTACACAGTTAGCCACCTAAGCCGCGGCGAAGGTAAAGACAGCCGGGTTAAAACTTACCAGTGGAATGTAGACCGTGGCCAGATTGACGAAAATTGCCTCAGTGGTGTAGACACCATTGTACACCTGGCCGGTGCCGGTATTGCCGATAAGCGCTGGACTAAAAAACGCAAAAAAATATTGATAGATAGCCGTACGCAATCTATTGCATTGTTGTACGATTTGATTAAACGAAAACCCAACCTGGTTAAAAATATCATCTCGGCATCGGCAACGGGTTATTATAGTAACCGGGGTGATGAATTACTAACCGAGGACAGTACACCTGCCAAAGATTTTCTGGGCTACTGCTGCACCGTGTGGGAACAGGCTGTAGATGCGGGCAAAGAGCTAAACCTGCGCATTGTGAAACTGCGTACAGGTGTGGTACTAAGCCGACGTGGTGGCGCATTGCCACCGCTGGCATTGCCGGTAAAATTTGGGGTGGGCACAGCGTTGGGCAGCGGTAAACAATGGATTCCGTGGATCCATATCCAGGATGCGGTTGATATGTATTTGCATGTGCTCGAGAATAACGCAATACAAGGCGTATTCAACATGGTAGCGCCTAACCCGGTTACCAACAAACAGCTTACTAAAGCTGTAGCTAAACAATTACGCCGCCCTTACTGGCTACCCAATGTACCGGCATTTATATTACGTGCCTTACTGGGCGAAATGAGCAAGGTGGTGTTAGCCAGCACTAAAGTATCTGCGGACAAAATTGAAAGCACCGGTTTCACATTCAAATACCCTTTATTAGCCGATACGCTTAAACAACTCTATGGAAAATAA
- a CDS encoding cryptochrome/photolyase family protein — translation MENKPLTIFWFRRDLRLHDNAGLYRALKSGNPVLCLFIFDKEILDDLEDKDDARVTFIYNQIEELDKQLQKHGSSLLLKYDKPHHAWQEIIKEYEVAAVYTNHDYEPYAKKRDGDLAHFFAKHKIDFKTFKDQVILEKQEVVKDDKTPYTVFTPYKKRWLNNLTSFHLKSYPTEKYFKNFYQTKPLKDITLKHLGFTESKAEFPPIEYKSVIEDYAKKRDYPAIKGTSHIALHLRFGTVSIRDLAREATQYHERTWLNELIWREFYMMSLDFFPQTIDSAYRPEFDRIQWRNNEHEFKAWCQGKTGYPLVDAGMRELNTTGFMHNRVRMVTASLLVKHLLIDWRWGEHYFARKLLDYDASANVGNWQWVAGSGTDTMPYFRIFNPESQLKKFDPKMEYIKKWVPEYGTNQYPEPIVDNTEARARCLKAYKQALGR, via the coding sequence ATGGAAAATAAACCGCTTACTATCTTTTGGTTTCGCCGCGATTTACGATTGCATGATAACGCCGGCTTGTACCGCGCCCTTAAAAGTGGCAACCCGGTTTTATGCCTTTTTATTTTCGATAAGGAAATTCTGGATGATCTGGAAGATAAGGATGATGCACGGGTAACTTTCATCTACAACCAAATTGAAGAACTTGATAAGCAACTGCAAAAACATGGCAGCAGTTTATTGTTGAAGTATGATAAACCTCATCATGCATGGCAGGAGATCATCAAAGAATACGAAGTAGCTGCAGTTTATACCAATCACGACTACGAACCCTACGCTAAAAAACGGGATGGTGATCTGGCTCATTTCTTTGCCAAACATAAGATTGACTTTAAAACTTTTAAAGATCAGGTAATACTGGAAAAACAGGAAGTAGTAAAGGATGATAAAACGCCTTACACAGTTTTTACGCCTTACAAAAAGCGATGGTTAAATAATCTTACCTCTTTCCACCTCAAATCGTATCCGACAGAAAAGTATTTTAAGAACTTCTATCAAACCAAGCCACTTAAAGATATTACCCTGAAACATCTTGGTTTTACTGAAAGCAAAGCAGAATTTCCGCCGATTGAATACAAGAGTGTTATTGAGGACTATGCGAAGAAGCGCGATTACCCGGCGATCAAAGGCACGTCACATATTGCATTACATCTGCGCTTCGGTACAGTAAGCATTCGCGACCTCGCTCGCGAAGCCACCCAGTATCACGAACGTACCTGGCTCAATGAGTTGATATGGCGCGAGTTCTATATGATGTCGTTAGACTTTTTTCCGCAAACTATTGATAGCGCCTATCGCCCGGAATTTGACCGTATCCAATGGCGTAACAATGAGCATGAGTTTAAAGCCTGGTGCCAGGGCAAAACAGGCTACCCTTTGGTTGATGCCGGCATGCGCGAGTTAAATACCACAGGCTTTATGCATAACCGTGTACGCATGGTAACAGCAAGCTTACTGGTTAAACACTTACTGATTGACTGGCGATGGGGCGAACATTATTTTGCACGAAAACTGCTGGATTATGATGCATCGGCCAATGTAGGCAACTGGCAATGGGTGGCAGGTTCGGGTACGGATACGATGCCATATTTCAGGATTTTCAATCCCGAGTCGCAGCTCAAAAAGTTCGACCCTAAAATGGAATACATAAAAAAATGGGTTCCGGAGTATGGCACAAACCAATATCCAGAACCCATTGTTGATAACACCGAAGCACGTGCGCGTTGCCTCAAAGCATATAAGCAAGCGCTTGGCCGGTAA
- a CDS encoding FKBP-type peptidyl-prolyl cis-trans isomerase, producing the protein MKQTLTTLLLLCTIGLMSLGLISCHKDNNNVDIKTYDQQQIQNYISANGLTGMKRDLDGGDTTGIYYQILRPGKGKVLQYSDAVSIVFTYKTLDGQYVSADTVLNHAYSYVGHFTPPAGLMLALKTILVNDGAQARILIPSHLAYGTSGTGTGSTRLPGNESLDYYINMINSEPNLPNSEPIYDDMVIQNYMKTNGLTGYTKTADGLYYKIVQVGTGTVPVTENSVVGLQYTGKLFNGTIFDGQNFADTSSFPVNYKNMIPGWQEGLKLVTKGAKLSLIIPSGLAYGKNPATFGASFTVQAPPANSCLYYDFNIMSVTN; encoded by the coding sequence ATGAAACAAACGCTTACTACGCTTCTGCTACTTTGTACCATAGGGCTGATGTCTTTAGGATTAATATCTTGCCACAAAGACAACAACAACGTTGATATTAAAACATACGATCAGCAGCAGATTCAAAATTATATTTCTGCCAACGGCCTTACCGGCATGAAACGCGACCTGGATGGTGGTGATACAACAGGTATTTATTACCAGATATTAAGACCAGGTAAGGGTAAAGTACTTCAATATTCTGATGCGGTATCTATTGTGTTTACTTATAAAACTTTAGATGGCCAGTATGTATCTGCAGATACTGTTTTAAACCATGCGTATAGCTATGTAGGCCATTTTACCCCTCCTGCGGGTTTAATGCTGGCACTAAAAACTATTCTGGTGAACGATGGTGCACAAGCCAGGATACTAATCCCATCGCATTTGGCTTATGGTACATCTGGTACAGGTACAGGCAGTACCAGGTTACCGGGTAACGAAAGCTTAGATTATTATATCAATATGATAAATAGCGAGCCTAATTTACCTAACAGCGAGCCTATTTATGATGATATGGTTATCCAGAACTACATGAAAACTAACGGCCTAACCGGTTACACCAAAACAGCCGATGGTTTATACTACAAAATAGTACAAGTAGGTACAGGTACAGTGCCGGTTACAGAAAACTCTGTTGTTGGCCTGCAATATACCGGCAAACTATTTAACGGAACTATATTTGATGGACAAAACTTTGCAGATACAAGTTCCTTTCCTGTAAATTATAAAAATATGATACCGGGTTGGCAGGAAGGCTTAAAACTGGTAACCAAAGGTGCTAAGCTATCACTGATCATCCCATCGGGCCTTGCTTACGGTAAAAACCCGGCAACTTTTGGAGCTTCATTTACTGTACAGGCTCCTCCGGCAAACAGCTGTCTGTATTATGACTTTAACATTATGTCTGTAACGAATTAA
- a CDS encoding FKBP-type peptidyl-prolyl cis-trans isomerase: MNRWLGIILCLVIFAGCKKTDDVAASVKAQAEADDKALVTFINANNLSKVAVQVGAPKTDTIGVYYIVEDPGTIPALYTSSTSITVNYTASVITGTTEQPPFTSTGSTGFTPSYVLGATIKGWQLGLQAAKINKGGKIRLLMSSRYAYGPYPQSQYVDAKGNVLLPANSLLDFEITILDVTN, from the coding sequence ATGAACAGGTGGTTGGGTATAATATTATGCCTGGTAATTTTTGCCGGCTGTAAAAAAACAGATGATGTTGCCGCAAGTGTAAAAGCACAGGCTGAGGCTGATGATAAAGCGTTGGTAACGTTTATAAATGCAAACAATTTATCAAAAGTTGCTGTACAGGTAGGCGCACCAAAAACTGATACGATAGGTGTTTATTACATTGTTGAAGATCCGGGTACTATACCGGCTTTATACACTTCTTCAACATCTATAACAGTTAACTATACCGCCAGTGTAATTACGGGCACAACAGAACAGCCGCCGTTTACCAGCACAGGCAGTACTGGCTTTACGCCTTCGTATGTGTTGGGGGCAACAATAAAAGGCTGGCAGTTAGGCCTGCAAGCTGCAAAAATTAATAAAGGGGGTAAAATACGATTGCTAATGTCATCACGTTATGCATACGGCCCTTACCCTCAGTCCCAGTATGTAGATGCTAAAGGCAATGTTTTATTGCCGGCAAACTCATTACTGGATTTTGAGATAACAATACTTGATGTAACTAATTAA
- a CDS encoding MarR family winged helix-turn-helix transcriptional regulator: MHNKAKNHETIDYLLKVVWQTMANRYNNIVSDFGITQSIGYLLINIDEEDGTTVSQVAALVGAKSTSLSRMLSQVEKMGLIYRELNKGDKRSVKIYLTDLGKEKRRMARGVVKEFNSYLNDHITEKEKDSLTDILKKLNKLTLNYKP; encoded by the coding sequence ATGCATAACAAGGCGAAAAACCACGAAACGATAGATTATTTATTGAAGGTTGTTTGGCAAACCATGGCCAACCGCTATAATAATATTGTGTCCGATTTTGGTATTACCCAATCTATCGGCTACCTGTTAATTAATATTGACGAGGAAGACGGTACAACGGTTTCGCAGGTGGCTGCACTGGTGGGTGCAAAATCTACCAGCTTATCGCGCATGCTGAGCCAGGTAGAAAAGATGGGCTTAATTTACCGCGAATTAAACAAAGGGGATAAGCGCTCGGTAAAAATATACCTTACCGATTTAGGTAAAGAAAAAAGGCGCATGGCCCGTGGCGTGGTAAAAGAATTTAACAGCTACCTTAACGACCATATTACCGAAAAAGAAAAAGATTCGCTGACCGATATCCTCAAAAAACTCAACAAGCTTACCCTTAATTATAAGCCTTAA
- the ggt gene encoding gamma-glutamyltransferase, which translates to MNPFLKTSTRIIFSALILSATVGYSQSATTQYHNGMVVCAYPDASQVGLDILKKGGNAVDAAVAVQFALAVTLPEAGNIGGGGFMVFRPAKGLPNTLDFREKAPAAASKNMFLDANGNVVPNMSIATHQASGVPGSVDGMITAHAKYGKLKWADLVQPAVDLARKGFKITPHLAGDLNRNQEAFKKLNPGKTYFLKDAPWQTGDILVQEDLAKTLEQIRDKGRAGFYEGKVAAQLTAEMKSGNGMISAEDLKNYHSVWRKPIIGKYKDYKIITMPPPSSGGIALLQLLHSVENYPLHRWGYNQDSTVQVVVEAERRVYADRSKYLGDPDFFKVPVDSLLRPNYITSRMQNFNWDKATPSNEIKPGSFAGYESDQTTHYSIVDKEGNSVSITTTLNGGFGSKIFVAGAGFLLNNEMDDFSAKAGVPNMFGLTGGTANSIQPGKRMLSSMTPTIVEKDGKLFMVVGTPGGSTIITSVFQTILNVIEFDQDMQQAVNSKRFHHQWLPDEVAIETDATLTDAVKSKLQQKGYKIIVRGASGRVDAILIKNGVLQGGADPRGDDTSMGW; encoded by the coding sequence ATGAACCCTTTCTTAAAAACTTCAACCCGGATAATTTTCAGTGCGCTGATCTTATCAGCAACAGTGGGCTATAGTCAATCGGCAACAACACAATACCATAACGGTATGGTAGTTTGCGCTTACCCGGATGCATCGCAGGTGGGGCTGGATATTTTAAAAAAGGGTGGTAACGCGGTTGATGCTGCCGTGGCAGTGCAGTTTGCCCTGGCCGTAACTTTACCCGAAGCCGGTAACATCGGCGGGGGAGGCTTTATGGTTTTTCGCCCGGCTAAGGGTTTACCCAATACTTTAGATTTTAGGGAGAAAGCTCCGGCCGCGGCCAGCAAAAATATGTTTCTGGATGCCAATGGAAATGTGGTGCCCAATATGAGTATTGCTACCCATCAGGCTTCGGGTGTACCGGGCTCGGTTGATGGGATGATTACTGCGCACGCTAAATATGGCAAATTGAAATGGGCCGACCTGGTTCAGCCAGCAGTTGATTTGGCCCGTAAGGGATTTAAAATTACCCCGCATCTGGCCGGCGATTTAAACCGCAACCAGGAAGCCTTTAAAAAGCTGAACCCCGGTAAAACTTATTTCCTGAAAGATGCCCCTTGGCAGACTGGCGATATATTGGTGCAGGAGGATCTTGCTAAAACCCTGGAGCAAATCCGTGATAAAGGCCGTGCCGGGTTTTATGAAGGCAAGGTGGCTGCCCAGCTAACCGCCGAAATGAAAAGCGGTAACGGGATGATCAGCGCTGAGGATTTAAAAAACTATCATTCGGTGTGGCGTAAACCGATTATCGGGAAGTATAAAGACTACAAGATCATCACCATGCCGCCGCCATCGAGTGGAGGGATAGCTTTGCTGCAACTACTGCATTCGGTAGAAAATTACCCGTTGCACCGCTGGGGGTATAACCAGGATAGCACAGTGCAGGTAGTGGTAGAGGCCGAACGCAGGGTGTATGCAGACCGTTCGAAATATTTAGGCGACCCTGATTTTTTCAAGGTGCCTGTTGATAGTTTGCTGAGGCCGAATTATATCACTTCGCGTATGCAAAATTTTAACTGGGATAAAGCAACACCAAGCAACGAAATTAAACCGGGCAGTTTTGCCGGTTACGAGAGCGACCAGACTACGCACTATTCCATCGTAGATAAAGAAGGGAATTCGGTATCCATCACCACAACACTGAATGGCGGCTTTGGCTCCAAAATATTTGTTGCGGGTGCAGGCTTTTTGCTGAACAATGAGATGGACGATTTTAGCGCTAAAGCGGGTGTGCCCAATATGTTTGGTTTAACGGGTGGTACAGCCAATAGCATACAGCCGGGTAAACGAATGCTGTCATCCATGACACCAACTATTGTAGAGAAAGACGGCAAGCTATTTATGGTAGTGGGTACTCCTGGTGGATCAACCATTATTACGTCTGTTTTCCAAACAATATTGAATGTAATCGAATTTGATCAGGATATGCAGCAGGCGGTAAATTCTAAACGTTTCCATCACCAATGGCTGCCCGATGAGGTTGCTATAGAAACCGATGCTACTTTAACCGATGCTGTGAAAAGTAAATTGCAGCAAAAAGGCTATAAAATAATTGTACGCGGTGCCAGTGGCCGGGTTGATGCCATATTGATAAAAAATGGTGTATTGCAAGGTGGCGCTGACCCGCGTGGCGACGATACCTCTATGGGCTGGTAA